Within Sorangiineae bacterium MSr11367, the genomic segment GCTTGCGGGTACATTCGCTCGGCCATCGCATCACAGTTCGCCAAAATCTGGCGATGCGTGACCGCAACGGGCTTCGGATGGACGGTCGTGCCCGACGAGAACTGCACGAGGGCCAAGTCATCGGGTGAAATCGCGCTCGGTTCCCGCGTCGGGCCGCGATCCAGATCCTCGACCAGGAGTGCGCCAAACCTCGGCTCGTACCGCGCGAGAACGGAGTCGAGCGAGCGCCGCACGCGGGCATCGGTCACCAGTGCCGCGGCGCGGGTGGCGCGCAGCATGGCGACGGTGCGCTCGCGATACTCTTCGAGGCGGCCCAATCGACGAGGGGCCGCCAAGACGAACGGGATGGCACCGATGCTGATGCAGCCCAAGAGCGCGAACACGAGTTCTGGGCTGGTCGGCAGCACGAATGCGACGCGATCGCCTGCGCCGATTCCCGCGGCGGCGAGCCCGCCCGCAGCACGCAATGCGCCCGCGCGAATTGCGTCCCAGCCAAACCATGTCTCGCCCTCGTCCCGATCCACGAAGTGGATGCCGTTCGACGCAGATGCACCCGCGGCCGACGTCAATCGGTCGATGAGGGTCGCCCCCGGCAAGGTCGGAGGAACCGGGGGCGTCACTTCGCCTCCCGAAGAATCGTCGCGACGATTTGGTCAACCGTATCGATTTCAGCCGCCTCCGTGGGCTGAAGGTAAATGGAAAAACGCTCCTCGACGGCGTCGATGAGTGTCAGCAGCTGCAGAGAGCTCAGATGCTCGGACAAGGCACCCGTGGGCAATGGGCCGTTCCACTGCAGCTTTTCCGTGAAGAGTTCGAGCAGTGTGCTTTGAATTTCAATTTCGGGCATGACGCATGGCTTCCGTGTAATTTCACCGAGCATTAAAATCTGTGAATGGCGGCCGACCAGGTCGAGCCCGCGCCATAGGCGAGCAACATGCAAAGGGTGCCGGGGCGCACGCGTCCTTCGTCGATGCTCATCCCGAGGACGACCGGCAGCGACGCCGACCCCATGTTGCCGAGGTGATCGGTCATCAGCAACTTGCCCTCGGGTATTTCGAGGATCTGGTTGACGCGTTCGAGAATTCGCGGGTTCGGCTGGTGCGGGATCACGATGTCGAGATCCGCGACCGAGAGGCGATTCCGGGCCAAGAGGTCACGCGCACACGTCACCATGGCTTCCACGGCGTGCTCGAACAGTTGGCGCCCCTGCATGCGAAACTGGTGCGCTCCACGGTCCACGAGTTCCGGCGCCAGGAACGTTTCGTGCGCAGTTCCCGGAGCCTCGGTCCAGAGATCCCGAAAGTGGCTTCCGTCCGCGCCCGTGACCTGATCGATCAACCCCACGCCAACGTCGTTGCTTGCCTGCAACACCGCTGCGCCCGCGCCGTCCGCCAAAAGGACCGCGAGGTTTCGCCCGTCGTTCGAGCAGTCCATGCGCTTGGAGAGCACTTCGCCGCTGATGACGAGCACATTTCGGCATTTGCGGGTCTGGATGTACTGGGCCCCGATTTCGATCCCGTACAGAAAGCCCGAGCATTGAGCGCGGATATCGAAACATGGAATGTGCCGCAATCCCAGCTTCGGTTGGATGAGATTTGCTTGAGAGGGATCATGATGATCGGGGCTCAACGTGCTCACGATCATCAGATCGATGTCGGCCGGGGAGAGGCGCGCGCGCTCGATGGCCCGTGCCCCAGCCTCCACCATCAGCTCGGAGGTCGGCACGGAAGCCGTGACGTGACGGCGCTCGCGGAGCCCCGTTCGGGCGACGATGAAATCGTCCGACGTGCTCATGACCGTGGCCAGGTAATCGTTGTCGATCACCTTGTTTGGAAGGGAAAAGCCGACGCTGGCGATTCGCGCCCGCGGCAGAAGCAGTGGACCGAAAGACGGGCTCTCCGATATGCTTACGCTTGCAGCCATTGGTAGCCATACCTCATTTGAAACGGGTTTAAGGTGAGACTGAGGAGGCGGCGCGTCCCATCACCACGGAGTGTCTCTGCAAAATAAGGCAGCCCGAACGGGCCCAAACGGGTATCGATCGCCGGGTCGAGGCCGATGGCGTCTTTCACCGAGCGTGCGTCGACGTCGCCGGGAAACCACGACTCGATCACCACATGGTCGGCCTTTTGGTCGGCGAGTGCGTTTCGCAAGAGGCTTATCGCCGCCTGGTTCAGTTTCTCGGAAACGCCATGCTGCAACGGAAAACGAAACTGGCCGCGCAGTTCACCCGAGGCGCATTCGGCCCACGGGAAAGCATCGACCTGCACCGGTGCAACGTTCGTATGCGACCATGCACCGAATGGTTCGCGTCCCGATTTTGCGCCATCCCAACGGAGCAACAAGCAACCGGCTCCGTCGGGGACACGGAAGCCGCTCTCTGGATCCTTGGCGAGACTCTTGCCGCCGCACTCGACCCGGACGAGAAGCACGTGCTTGTAATCCATCTCGTGACAGAATCCGCGGGCGATATCGATCGCGGCCGACCAATCATCGTCGTACAGATCGAAAACGAACGCGCGCTCCGCGCCGAGTTCTCGTTGCAGTGGGTGGCAGACGCGGGGACCCGCAACGTTCTTGCCGAGCGCCACTCGGTCCGGCGAGATCGACATGCTCAGAATCAAATCGAGGCTACGTGCTTCGACGGATGCCTGAGCAAGTACCTCCCGGGCCACCGGGAGAACGCGATCGATGGCGAGGGGATCGCGCCCTTGCTCGAACTGCGCGTCACCGGTGGATACGCTCGCGTTGGCACCGATGATGCGCAAGCTCGCCTCCCAGGGCATCAGGCCGATTCCGCTGGAGGCTGCGCAACCCAACGGAAGCCATCCGCCGAGATGGAGAGCGCATCGGGCCCTGCCGGGTACGGGCCCCTAGCTCCGAGGCCGGATGCAGACGTGACGTCCAGCCATGACGGGATTCCGAAGACCGCATCGAGGGGAATACGCTTGGTCTCGGTCGGTGGCGCGGAGGCCCCGGCAAGCGCCTGAACGTCGGGTCCGGTGCCAAACCCGGCAACGAGGCGCACGAAGGCCTGGCGGTCCTGTTCGAACTTCTCGTCCCCGAGCACCTCGTGCGCGGCGCGGAAGTAATCTTCCTGATCGTTGTTGGAGTCGTAGAAGAACTGGAGAAATCGGTAGAAAATCATGTATTCGGCCCGATAACGCCGTTCGTATTCCGTGAAGCAGGCGGTCTCGTCGACCTCCCCGAGAAGGGTCGTATGGATGGATCGCGCCGCGAGGAGCGCCGAATACGTCGAGAGATGAACGCCGGATGAAAAGAGTGGATCGACGAAACACGCGGTGTCGCCGACCAGGACCATCCCTGGTTTCCAAAACTTCGAATTGCAATAGGACCAGTCCTTGCGTACCCGGTATTGTCCGTACATTCCTTCCGTTACGCGCGGCACACCTTCGAGCATGCCTTTGATGAGGGGGCAGCCATCCAGGAGCTCGTTCATGGCCTGCTCATGCCCCTTCTTCAGGATGGGAGCATTTTGCTGTGGCATGACGACGCCCACGCTGGTGAGATCCGGCGCGAGCGGAATGTACCAAACCCAGCCCTTCTCCATGGATACGACGAGGATGTTGCCCTCATTCGGCGTGGGCATCCGCTTTCCACCGCGGAAGTAACCAAAGAGAGAGACGTTGCGGAAGAAGTCGGCCACGACGCGTTCACCGACGATTCGGTGAAAGGGGCTCGAGTGACCGCTGGCATCGGCGACGATGCGGGCTCGCGCTTCGCGCGTGCCGCCATCCGGTGTTCCATAGCGTACGCCGACGACGCGCCCGTCCTCCTGGAGGATGGCCGCGACGGGATGGCGTTCACGTACATCGACGCCCTTGCGTGCAGCGTTGCGCAAGAGAATCTCATCGAACTTGGCTCGCTCGACCTGGTATGCGTTGACGACCCCAGGCACCTCGCTCTGGGTAAAATCGAACGTCCACGTTTCTTTTCGACGGCCCCAGTACCAAGAGCCGCCGCGCTTGATGGGAAATCCGGCGTTGGCCAACTCGTCGGTGATTCCGAGAAGATGACCGATGGCCCCCGTCGTCGACGGCAAGAGGGATTCGCCGATTTGATAACGCGGAAAACTTTCTCGCTCGAGAAGAAGAATCTTGTGGCCCCGCATGGCGAGGATTGTGGCGAGCGTCGAACCGCCCGGGCCACCACCGATAACGATGGCGTCGAAATGCTCAACGCTCTCATTCGTCGAAACGTCCATTGAAGATCCTCATCGAGAGAAGAAGGCCGCGACCGCTGTCGCGTATCGTCCGAAAGCGCCAACCGATCAGCGCGAACCTTTAACTTTCTGAAAGCTGGATTCGTTCGGCCTGACCGAGTGCTGATTGGGTCGCGAGTATAGCGAAGTACATAGCGCTTCGTCCCCACGTTTCAAGCCCATATGAACAAGTAATTCCTCGACGAGGAATCGCGCTGTCGAAGTAACACTTTGCAATGCGATTTGACCAGAGTGACGCTGTATTTTGCCGTCTTCTCGTGCCAATCCGGATCCGATCGCGTCACGATAAGCAATTTGAGTTGTCGGGATGACACCCTGCATGCGAGCGGGCGGAAATTGGCGATATTGCAGCAGATACTCCGTACGTAATTGGGATTGAGATTACTTGGAGCAAATGGCGACACTCTCCGCTCGGAGAGCGGGCCTTCAGCCATACGTTCGTCACTTCGCGAGTTGTCTGTCCGCCATCGACGGCTTCTTGCATCGTCCCCATTGCGATGGGATCGACGAGTGCGGCACCTTGACCTAGAGTCGCGGTAGCATGTCTCTCGGTCGACCTCGTCGGCCTCTCTTCAAAAGGATTACGACGGTATGTGGTACACGGATGTAGGCTGCGTCGATGAAGACTTGATCGTGCTCGGGACCATCAAGAATCCGGTCTTCTTGACGGGGAGTGGCGACGATTGGGCGTTGATCGAGGGAGGGCTGACACGGCATGCACCGCTCGTTCTCCGTCAGCTCCAGGACGTGCTCGGGGATACCCGCCGCATCCGCCGATGGCTGGTGACCCACTCTCACTATGATCACTGCGGGCTTCTCGGTCAGCTCTATCCATACATGCCTTGGGTCACCGTCTACGCCTCGCCCGAAACGGCCAAGGCCTTTCAGAGCGAGCGGGCACGGGCGGTGGTCCAGAAGATAAACGATGCGACCAAGTTGCTCGCGTCGCCCGGCGAGGAACTCCCGGCGCTACCGAATCCGGCGCTTCCGCCAGCCGTGTTGTCCGAAATACCGATCACCACCGTGGTCGACGGCGATCGGGTCGAGCTCGATGGTCGACGGTCGATGCTCGTGCGGAAAACGCCAGGCCACAGCCGCTGCCAGATTGCCTATTTCGACGAGAGCCGCGGGCGGGCTTTCGTATCGGACGCACTGGGAGAGTTGGTCGAGGAAGGCTATTATTGTCCGCTGTCGTTCGACGATCTCGCGGCGTATCGCACGTCCATCGAGAGCATCGCGAAGCTCGGGGCCGAGGAGGTCGTGCTCGGGCACCACGGAAGGCTCACCGGTGAGCAAGCAGCGCGGGCGGCGGCGGAGGCCAGGGACGGGCTCGAGCGGTTTGCCGACGACGCGCGAAAGCTTTTGCCAAAAGCGGGCGGCGCCAAAAGGACGGTGGCCGAGCAGCTCTCCCAGCGCCTGCACGCGCCGAGCGTTACGTTCGTGCCGCAGGACCTGCACGTTCAGAGCATGCTCCGCATACTCGATCTTCTCGAGAGCGAGCACACTCTCACTTGATTTAAAATTGGATATCGACGACGCCGAGCGTTCCGTAGATGTACGGCGTTGGAACGATTTGCGGCTCCGATGGATCCCGACAAAGGGTCAGGTGATTCACCTCCCACGCGAATGCGACGTGCTTCGTGATGAGCACGGCAATGCCTCCGCCGAACTGCAACGCAAGCTCACGGCGGCGGGTCGAGAACGGGAACATATCGGGATCGTAGCGCCACTCACCGATACCGAAGTGCAGGAACGCCGCCACTGGGCCGTCGCCGGTGTGCACGCGCCCGAGAAGGGCGCGGGTCGACTTCGTCAAACGGACTTTGTCGGTCGCAACGGCCAGCTCTCCGATGAGAGGGAATCCACCGTTCCAATCGCGTGCCACGAGGGCCCAACCCAAGGGAGGTTTGGTGTGGGCATTGGGCGTCCCCTTGCCATGGTCGCGCGTTGCCTCATATGCGAATTGAACTCCGCGTTCGACGAAGCGTCCGAGATCGAACCCACGGCCGAAGGCGGTCGGATCCGAATGGGCCGTACTCGTGACCGTGAGCACCGCGAACATGGCCGCTGTGGTGCACACGATGGGACCTCTCCGCAGTCTCCGCCGCGGGAGACGCGATGCAATAGCTCGAAACATCCTCGCCGATGGAAATTAGCAAGGCATATGCCCCATCGTCGGCGGTGGTCAGCCTGCGATAGGTCTTATTTTCCCGGCGCCCGAAACGATTCGGCTGCACGGTTCCACACTTGGAACAGGACATTCTCTGCGCAATGTGCGCAGTCGGAGCATTTCGACGCTGCTCGGAGATTCGAGCGAAATGGCAAAGAAGCTCGAGCGAGAATTCTCGCAACGAAGACAATGCGGGTCACTCACCTCATGGACAGATGCTTGCTCATATAGGACGCCGTGCGGCTCCATTCCTCACGAAGGCGCGTTTCGAAACTGGATTCCAACAAGATGTCGACGATGGGGACCGTCGCCTTTACCTTGAGGTCTCCGATTCGGCGGATGCTCGTTGAATTGATTGGCTCTAGACGCATCGTGCCATCCAGGTGGATCTTGTCGGCGAGGGTGCTGGGGGTCGCGCGCCATCGCCAAATGTCGCTTCCCCTCGCGAGCTCGCCCTGCTCCGAAAGCGTGAATCCGCCCCTCATGGGTCCTGGAAGACTCCAGTTGGGCGCAAGGTCCACCGTTCGCTCGGTCTCGCTCTGTTCACGGATCTCATAGGCTCGGTAACCGAGCCCTTCGCGGTACATCTTCTCGGTGAACGCCTTGTTCCAGAAGAGCTTCCAGAATTGTTCCTTGTTGCACCTTATCTCGTGAGTGATGACGAACGTGGCCATGTTTCCCCTCCATGGAGATCTCTTCTCGGTGGTATTGGCGTTCGTCAATGAGCGGCCAGAACATCGAGGATGTCTCAGGCGAGAATTGCGTCCAACGTCGTATTTTTTACAGAAGTACGTCTGCCCGTGGCGGCCCGCGGAATAGCATCTTGCGCCAATGGCAAAGAACGAAGGAAGCGACCCCACCGAGCGCACTCAGCCTCGAGTAGCCCAAGCGCGCCGGGCTACACGCGGCGCCAGGTAGGTGCCATGGATGACGTCCGCCAGCGCCTTGCTCGAGACTTCGTTCCATCCCACCGATAGACTTCCCCGGTGGAGAAGGCACGGGAACCAACCGGAGGGGGAGGCTATGCCTTCGGCGACTTTCGCTTTGCGCCCGAGGCGCGCCACCTGTCGTTGAGCGGCGCGACGCTGCGTCTCGGGGCGCGAGCGCTGGACATGCTTCGCATTTTGGTGGCGCGCGCGGGGACCGTGGTCACGGCCGACGAACTGCTGACGCTGGTCTGGCCCGACGTGACCGTCGAGGAGACGAATCTGCGCGTTCAGATAGGTGCCCTTCGCAAGGTGCTTGCCCGTGGAGAGCAAGGCCGGGGGGCCATCGAAACGGTGCCGCGCGGCTACCGGTTCACGCTGCCCGTGTCGCGCTGGGAGGACGAGGCGAGTGAGCCGGTGTTGCCCGCCGAGCCCACGCGGGACAACCTGCCCGCGTTGCTCGCCACCACGGTCGGTCGCGCGGAAACGATTGCTCACCTCGGGGGTTTGTTGGCAGAGCAACGACTGGTCACCATCGCCGGACCTGGCGGGGTGGGCAAGACCACCGTGGCCGTCGAGGTGGCGCGACAATGCTTGCCGCGCTTTGCCGATGGCATCTGCTTCGTGGACTTCTCGTCCATTTCCGACCCAGGCCTCGTCCCGAGCGCGCTGGCCTCGGCGTTCGGGGTCGGGGTGCTTTCGAACGATCCCCTGGGCGGTCTGATTTCCTATTTGCGCAAAAAGCAGATGCTGCTTCTGCTCGACACATGCGAGCACGTGGTCGACGCGGTCGCGAGTTTGGTCGAATCGCTGCTCTCGCGACTTAGCCGCCTTCGCATCCTTGCGACCAGCCGCGAAGTTTTGCGTGCGACGGGAGAATGGGCGTATCGCCTCCCGTCCTTGTCGCATCCCACGCATACGGACGGGCTGACCGCTGCCGATGCGCTCTCGTTCCCCGCCGTGGACTTCTTCGTTCGATGTGTCCGGGCAACCTCCGATCGATTCGAGTTGGGGGATGCCGACGCCGACGTCGTCGCGGCGATCTGCCACCGCCTCGACGGCATGCCGCTGGCCATCGAATTTGCGGCCGCGCGGGTGGGTGACCTTGGCCTTCGCGAGATTTCCGCCCGGCTCGACGATCGCTTCAACGCACTCACGAAAGGCCGCCGAACGGCGTTGCCGCGGCATCAGACGCTGGCGGCCACCTTGGAGTGGAGCTACCAGCTCCTGCGGCCCGAGGAGCAGGCCATGCTGCGGCAGCTCTCGGTTTTCCGCGGCAGGTTCACCGCGGATGCGGCTCTTGCCGTTGCCGGTACACGATGGGCGCGCCCGACGGCATTGACGTACCTGTCGAACATTTTTGCCAAATCCTTGGTCACGGTCGACATCGGTGGGGAAGCGCCGCTCTACCGCTTGTTGGATACGACCCGCGCCTTTGCGGCCGAACGGCTGACCACGGAGGAGTCGCACGAGGCCTCGCTCCGTCACGCGATGCATATGCTTGCCTCGCTCAAGGCGCTGGAGATCGATTACGAGTCCGGGGACAATCGAGATTGGACCGAGCACCATCGCCAATTGATTGACGATTTGCGCGGTGCGTTCGATTGGGCCCTGTCCGGCGGCGGGGATCGCGATTTGGGCCTGCAACTCATCGGCAATGCCCACCAGATCTGTTATGCGCTATCTCTTTTCGACGAATATGCACGAAGGTTGAAAGGCGTGCTCGAAGTCACGCCCGAAACGTCCGCCGCGGATCCGATCGCGTTGGGACGAGTTTGGCAAATGTATGGACATGCGATGTGGCAGACGGCCGAGCCTATCCAAATCGTGATTGGTGCGTTTCGAACGGCCCTTGAATTGGCTCGACATGCAGAATCCGTCGACCAGCAACGACACGCGCTCTTTAGCCTGCATCTTGCCTTTGCTCAAAATGGCGATTATGCCGAATGCTTGTCCGTCGCGAACGAATACGCGTCCATCGCAAAGACGTTTTCCTCGTTCGGGATCGCGCTCCGGTACCAGAGGATGATGGCCGTAGGGCTTCAGGCGATAGGAGATCCCGCGGGAGCGCGAGCCTTCGTGGAGCGAGTTCTGGCCGACGAGGTGGAGCCCGCGGACTCGGGGCGCCCGCGCGGCATTCGGGTCAGCTCGGGCGTTGCCAT encodes:
- a CDS encoding beta-ketoacyl-ACP synthase 3 codes for the protein MAASVSISESPSFGPLLLPRARIASVGFSLPNKVIDNDYLATVMSTSDDFIVARTGLRERRHVTASVPTSELMVEAGARAIERARLSPADIDLMIVSTLSPDHHDPSQANLIQPKLGLRHIPCFDIRAQCSGFLYGIEIGAQYIQTRKCRNVLVISGEVLSKRMDCSNDGRNLAVLLADGAGAAVLQASNDVGVGLIDQVTGADGSHFRDLWTEAPGTAHETFLAPELVDRGAHQFRMQGRQLFEHAVEAMVTCARDLLARNRLSVADLDIVIPHQPNPRILERVNQILEIPEGKLLMTDHLGNMGSASLPVVLGMSIDEGRVRPGTLCMLLAYGAGSTWSAAIHRF
- a CDS encoding MBL fold metallo-hydrolase — protein: MWYTDVGCVDEDLIVLGTIKNPVFLTGSGDDWALIEGGLTRHAPLVLRQLQDVLGDTRRIRRWLVTHSHYDHCGLLGQLYPYMPWVTVYASPETAKAFQSERARAVVQKINDATKLLASPGEELPALPNPALPPAVLSEIPITTVVDGDRVELDGRRSMLVRKTPGHSRCQIAYFDESRGRAFVSDALGELVEEGYYCPLSFDDLAAYRTSIESIAKLGAEEVVLGHHGRLTGEQAARAAAEARDGLERFADDARKLLPKAGGAKRTVAEQLSQRLHAPSVTFVPQDLHVQSMLRILDLLESEHTLT
- a CDS encoding acyl carrier protein, producing the protein MPEIEIQSTLLELFTEKLQWNGPLPTGALSEHLSSLQLLTLIDAVEERFSIYLQPTEAAEIDTVDQIVATILREAK
- a CDS encoding DUF2505 domain-containing protein: MATFVITHEIRCNKEQFWKLFWNKAFTEKMYREGLGYRAYEIREQSETERTVDLAPNWSLPGPMRGGFTLSEQGELARGSDIWRWRATPSTLADKIHLDGTMRLEPINSTSIRRIGDLKVKATVPIVDILLESSFETRLREEWSRTASYMSKHLSMR
- a CDS encoding tryptophan 7-halogenase; the protein is MRGHKILLLERESFPRYQIGESLLPSTTGAIGHLLGITDELANAGFPIKRGGSWYWGRRKETWTFDFTQSEVPGVVNAYQVERAKFDEILLRNAARKGVDVRERHPVAAILQEDGRVVGVRYGTPDGGTREARARIVADASGHSSPFHRIVGERVVADFFRNVSLFGYFRGGKRMPTPNEGNILVVSMEKGWVWYIPLAPDLTSVGVVMPQQNAPILKKGHEQAMNELLDGCPLIKGMLEGVPRVTEGMYGQYRVRKDWSYCNSKFWKPGMVLVGDTACFVDPLFSSGVHLSTYSALLAARSIHTTLLGEVDETACFTEYERRYRAEYMIFYRFLQFFYDSNNDQEDYFRAAHEVLGDEKFEQDRQAFVRLVAGFGTGPDVQALAGASAPPTETKRIPLDAVFGIPSWLDVTSASGLGARGPYPAGPDALSISADGFRWVAQPPAESA
- a CDS encoding winged helix-turn-helix domain-containing protein; the protein is MEKAREPTGGGGYAFGDFRFAPEARHLSLSGATLRLGARALDMLRILVARAGTVVTADELLTLVWPDVTVEETNLRVQIGALRKVLARGEQGRGAIETVPRGYRFTLPVSRWEDEASEPVLPAEPTRDNLPALLATTVGRAETIAHLGGLLAEQRLVTIAGPGGVGKTTVAVEVARQCLPRFADGICFVDFSSISDPGLVPSALASAFGVGVLSNDPLGGLISYLRKKQMLLLLDTCEHVVDAVASLVESLLSRLSRLRILATSREVLRATGEWAYRLPSLSHPTHTDGLTAADALSFPAVDFFVRCVRATSDRFELGDADADVVAAICHRLDGMPLAIEFAAARVGDLGLREISARLDDRFNALTKGRRTALPRHQTLAATLEWSYQLLRPEEQAMLRQLSVFRGRFTADAALAVAGTRWARPTALTYLSNIFAKSLVTVDIGGEAPLYRLLDTTRAFAAERLTTEESHEASLRHAMHMLASLKALEIDYESGDNRDWTEHHRQLIDDLRGAFDWALSGGGDRDLGLQLIGNAHQICYALSLFDEYARRLKGVLEVTPETSAADPIALGRVWQMYGHAMWQTAEPIQIVIGAFRTALELARHAESVDQQRHALFSLHLAFAQNGDYAECLSVANEYASIAKTFSSFGIALRYQRMMAVGLQAIGDPAGARAFVERVLADEVEPADSGRPRGIRVSSGVAIRPTLARILWLQGYPEQAWECACNGLERARAIDQAIQLVQAIAFGLVPIACWMGKIEAAKEFADLLLVSSLEHSLVLNHRFGQAYQAVLDGTFDAGREPPGGPYLADLLATMDEKAATEAALARDGDERWCTAEMLRIRAARLLAQSDGQCDAEAEALLRRSLDVARRQKTLAWELRTATTLAEHWQRRGRNAEALAVLSPVYERFTEGFDTRDVLRAAAILGFK